Proteins encoded within one genomic window of Macrotis lagotis isolate mMagLag1 chromosome 3, bilby.v1.9.chrom.fasta, whole genome shotgun sequence:
- the CHST1 gene encoding carbohydrate sulfotransferase 1, producing MQCSWKAVLLLALASIAIQYTAIRTFTAKSFHTCPVPSPVNCSPGPGEAEMAERLCEESPTFGYNLSRKTHILILATTRSGSSFVGQLFNQHLDFFYLFEPLYHVQYTLLPRFTQGKSPADRRVMLGASRDLLRSLYACDLYFLENYIKPPPVNHTTDRIFRRGASKALCSPPVCEAQGPADLPLEEGDCVRKCGLLNLTLAAEACRERSHVAIKTVRVPEVKDLRALVEDPRLNLKVIQLVRDPRGILASRSETFRDTYRLWRIWDGTGRRPYNLDVSQLTTVCEDFWNSVSTGLTRPAWLKGKYMLVRYEDLARNPMKKTEEIYGFLGIPLDGRVERWILNNTRGDRSAAKHKYGTVRNSAATADKWRFRLSYDIVAFAQTACRQVLAQLGYRAAASEQELKNLSLSLVEERHFQPFL from the coding sequence ATGCAATGCTCCTGGAAGGCTGTCCTCCTCCTCGCCTTGGCCTCCATCGCGATCCAGTACACGGCCATCCGCACCTTCACCGCCAAGTCCTTCCACACCTGCCCGGTCCCCAGCCCCGTGAACTGCAGCCCCGGCCCCGGGGAGGCCGAGATGGCCGAGCGCCTGTGTGAGGAGAGCCCCACCTTCGGCTACAACCTCTCGAGGAAGACGCACATCCTCATCCTGGCCACCACCCGCAGCGGCTCGTCCTTCGTGGGCCAGCTCTTCAACCAGCACCTGGACTTCTTTTACCTCTTCGAGCCCCTCTACCACGTCCAGTACACGCTGCTGCCCCGCTTCACCCAGGGCAAGAGCCCGGCCGACAGGCGGGTCATGCTGGGCGCCAGCCGGGACCTGCTCCGGAGCCTCTACGCCTGCGACCTCTACTTCTTGGAGAACTACATCAAGCCGCCCCCCGTCAACCACACCACGGACAGGATCTTCCGTCGGGGGGCCAGCAAGGCGCTCTGCTCGCCCCCCGTGTGCGAGGCTCAGGGCCCCGCCGACCTGCCCTTGGAGGAGGGGGACTGCGTGCGCAAGTGCGGCCTCCTCAACCTCACCTTGGCCGCCGAGGCCTGCCGCGAGCGCAGCCACGTGGCCATCAAGACGGTGAGGGTCCCCGAGGTGAAGGACCTGCGGGCGCTGGTGGAGGACCCCCGGCTCAACCTCAAGGTCATCCAGCTGGTGCGCGACCCGCGGGGCATCCTGGCCTCCCGCAGCGAGACCTTCCGGGACACCTACCGCCTGTGGCGCATCTGGGACGGCACGGGCAGGAGGCCCTACAACCTGGACGTGAGCCAGCTGACCACGGTCTGCGAGGACTTCTGGAACTCCGTGTCCACCGGCCTGACCCGGCCCGCCTGGCTGAAGGGCAAGTACATGCTGGTGCGCTACGAGGACCTGGCGCGGAACCCCATGAAGAAGACGGAGGAGATCTACGGCTTCCTGGGCATCCCCCTGGACGGCCGCGTGGAGCGCTGGATCCTCAACAACACGCGTGGGGACCGCTCGGCCGCCAAGCACAAGTACGGGACGGTCCGCAACTCGGCCGCCACGGCCGACAAGTGGCGCTTCCGTCTGTCCTACGACATCGTGGCCTTCGCCCAGACGGCCTGCCGCCAGGTGCTGGCCCAGCTGGGCTACCGGGCCGCCGCGTCCGAGCAGGAGCTCAAGAACCTCTCCCTCAGCCTGGTGGAGGAGCGCCACTTCCAGCCCTTCTTGTGA